TCACTTTAGCAACCTTAACACCGGCAATACGAGCCGCGCGTTCATTGCCGCCCACCGCGTATATGTATCTGCCAAACGGTGTGTACTTTAGCATATACATTCCGATGAGTCCAAGAATAATCATAAATAAAGTCGGCAGTGGAAGGGGTCCTATCATACCTTGTCCTAGCATTGTTGCTGAAGGAGGAATTCCCATTATCGGAGAACCTCTTGTTACAACATAAATTACACCAGTAAAAATACTTCCTGTTGCCAGTGTTACAATAAAAGGAACCATGTTAACCTTAGCAACAAGCAACCCATTTATACAGCCGCTTATAAAAGCTAATATGATAATCATCAAAATACAAACAAAGGGATTGATTTTTGTATTGACCATAAGCCATGCAGAAAGAATTCCTGACATTCCGGCAACGCCTGCAACTGATAAATCGATGCCGCCAGTAAGTAATACAAGTGTCTGTCCGAATGCAACTATTGTTGTAAATGATATTGATCTACTAAGAGTAGAAAGATTATATCTAGATAAAAATGCTGGATTTGCAATGTCAAGTCCTAAACATAACACGACAAGAACTGCGAAAATCATCCCGGCCGTTGGCATATCTAATAAGTTAAATCTTCTTAGCGGCCTTACTTCGGTTTTCATGGCGAATGCCTCCCTATTTTAATGCGACTTCTAGAATATCCTGCTGCTTAAGCTGGGATGTTTTTTTGACACCTT
Above is a genomic segment from Bacillota bacterium containing:
- a CDS encoding ABC transporter permease, which gives rise to MKTEVRPLRRFNLLDMPTAGMIFAVLVVLCLGLDIANPAFLSRYNLSTLSRSISFTTIVAFGQTLVLLTGGIDLSVAGVAGMSGILSAWLMVNTKINPFVCILMIIILAFISGCINGLLVAKVNMVPFIVTLATGSIFTGVIYVVTRGSPIMGIPPSATMLGQGMIGPLPLPTLFMIILGLIGMYMLKYTPFGRYIYAVGGNERAARIAGVKVAKVTILVYGISAVMAAIAGILITCRLGTAQPSVGAAWVMPSVTAACIGGTSLAGGRGGILGAIVGGIFMGVVSNAIVILAISPYWEQVITGIVILIAIAIDRIKAIRNKEV